Proteins encoded by one window of Halobaculum halobium:
- a CDS encoding helix-hairpin-helix domain-containing protein, which produces MRNAEVAGLLEEFADLLEAQGVEYKPNAYRRAAENIRDHPRAIEDRAIEGGADAVAEIDRVGDAIASKVVEYFDTGEIEELEELRDDLPVDMAALTRVEGVGPKTVGALYEELDVTTLDELEAAAEAGRIREVKGFGAKTEQNILDNIEFAREAGQRQRLGDARPLAEAAIGHLDHEAIVERIDVAGSIRRWRDTIGDVDVLVASDDGEAVVDLFTDWSAVDDVIEAGEQKASVRVDGIRVDLRVVVPGEFGAALQYFTGSKAHNVTLRNLAIDRGLKLNEYGVFDVSELRSDGQSGADASDDAGGVEASGSGQRVGERLGGAEESEMYGALDLPVIPPELREDTGEIQAALDGDLPDLLTRGEIRGDLHTHTEWSDGGNTIAEMVQAAADRGYDYHCITDHGAGPGVFGDAGLSDAEVREQVDEVAGVRDDAEIDVFHGLEANIDADGDVTTSDDLLAALDIVIASPHAALGQDEATDRLIRAVEHPHVDILGHPTGRLINRRPGLDVDFERLAEAAAAAETALEVNANPARLDCNGDAVRAAVEAGAAIAVNTDAHSPSELDNVRYGVYTARRGWAETADVVNARDADGLRAFLE; this is translated from the coding sequence ATGCGAAACGCCGAGGTCGCCGGCCTGCTGGAGGAGTTCGCGGACCTGCTGGAGGCGCAGGGCGTCGAGTACAAACCGAACGCCTACCGCCGCGCCGCCGAGAACATCCGCGATCACCCGCGCGCGATCGAGGACCGCGCGATCGAGGGCGGCGCCGACGCCGTCGCCGAGATCGACCGCGTCGGCGACGCGATCGCCTCGAAGGTCGTCGAATATTTCGACACCGGCGAGATCGAGGAACTGGAGGAGCTTCGCGACGACCTTCCCGTCGACATGGCCGCGCTGACGCGTGTCGAGGGCGTCGGTCCGAAGACGGTCGGCGCGCTGTACGAGGAACTCGATGTCACCACCCTCGACGAGTTGGAGGCGGCCGCCGAAGCGGGACGGATCCGGGAGGTCAAGGGGTTCGGTGCGAAGACCGAACAGAACATCCTCGACAACATCGAGTTCGCCAGAGAGGCAGGCCAGCGACAGCGCCTCGGCGACGCGCGCCCGCTCGCGGAGGCGGCGATCGGTCACCTCGACCACGAGGCGATCGTCGAGCGCATCGACGTGGCGGGGTCGATCCGGCGGTGGAGGGACACCATCGGCGACGTGGACGTGCTCGTCGCGAGCGACGACGGCGAGGCGGTCGTCGACCTGTTCACCGACTGGTCCGCCGTAGACGACGTGATCGAGGCTGGCGAACAGAAGGCGAGCGTCCGCGTCGACGGGATCCGCGTGGACCTCCGCGTCGTCGTCCCCGGGGAGTTCGGAGCCGCGCTCCAGTACTTCACCGGCTCAAAGGCGCACAACGTCACCCTTCGCAACCTCGCGATCGACCGCGGGCTGAAGCTGAACGAGTACGGCGTGTTCGACGTCTCCGAGCTCCGCTCGGACGGCCAGTCGGGCGCGGACGCGTCCGACGACGCGGGCGGAGTCGAAGCCTCGGGGTCGGGTCAGCGCGTCGGCGAGCGCCTCGGCGGCGCCGAGGAGTCGGAGATGTACGGCGCACTCGATCTGCCGGTGATTCCCCCCGAGTTGCGCGAGGACACCGGCGAGATCCAAGCCGCGCTCGACGGCGACCTCCCTGACCTGCTCACACGGGGCGAGATCCGCGGCGACCTCCACACGCACACCGAGTGGTCCGACGGCGGCAATACGATCGCCGAGATGGTGCAGGCGGCGGCCGACCGAGGCTACGACTACCACTGCATCACCGATCACGGTGCGGGACCGGGCGTGTTCGGCGACGCCGGGCTCAGCGACGCCGAGGTGCGCGAACAGGTCGACGAGGTCGCCGGCGTCCGTGACGACGCCGAAATCGACGTGTTCCACGGCCTCGAGGCGAATATCGACGCCGACGGCGACGTGACCACGAGCGACGACCTGCTCGCGGCGCTCGACATCGTGATCGCCTCTCCCCACGCCGCGTTAGGCCAGGACGAGGCGACCGACCGGTTGATCCGCGCGGTCGAACACCCGCACGTCGATATCCTCGGCCACCCCACCGGCCGGCTGATCAACCGACGCCCCGGGCTGGACGTTGACTTCGAGCGCCTCGCCGAGGCCGCCGCGGCGGCCGAGACAGCGCTGGAAGTCAACGCGAATCCGGCCCGCCTGGACTGCAACGGCGACGCCGTCCGGGCCGCCGTCGAGGCCGGCGCGGCGATCGCCGTGAACACCGACGCCCACTCCCCCTCCGAACTCGACAACGTCCGTTACGGCGTCTACACCGCCCGGCGAGGATGGGCCGAAACCGCGGACGTGGTCAACGCGCGCGACGCTGACGGGCTTCGCGCATTCCTGGAGTGA
- a CDS encoding DUF5788 family protein: MQEYQRKQLLERVNKESATIGADIPDRIDVQGEEIDLRTFVFEIKRRETVPEGERERVEQAKRNLRRERLERLERIEENRVDFETGEEIATAIIGIDRALDALDTLRPADVETEARKQETMDQKRWMSFLKKALGQEDASGSKRGGY; this comes from the coding sequence GTGCAGGAGTACCAGCGCAAACAGCTCCTCGAACGCGTCAACAAGGAGAGCGCGACCATCGGCGCGGACATCCCCGACCGCATCGACGTGCAGGGCGAGGAGATTGACCTGCGGACGTTCGTCTTCGAGATCAAACGCCGGGAAACCGTCCCCGAGGGCGAGCGCGAGCGCGTCGAGCAGGCGAAGCGGAACCTCCGCCGCGAGCGCCTCGAACGCCTCGAACGGATCGAAGAGAACCGTGTCGACTTCGAGACCGGCGAAGAGATCGCGACGGCGATCATCGGCATCGACCGCGCGCTCGACGCCCTCGACACCCTCCGTCCCGCGGACGTCGAAACGGAGGCGAGAAAACAGGAGACGATGGATCAGAAGCGCTGGATGAGCTTCCTCAAGAAAGCGCTCGGGCAGGAGGACGCCAGCGGCAGCAAGCGCGGCGGGTACTGA
- a CDS encoding acyl-CoA mutase large subunit family protein, with protein MYDDEDLAEIRASREEWEEETRDPVLDAHGERNERFATVSNLEIDDLYTPEDVADIDFEEDIGFPGEEPYTRGPYPTMYRGQTWTMRQFAGFGTAEETNERFHYLIENGQTGLSTAFDMPSLMGKDSDDPLSDGEVGKEGVAVDTLRDMEILFDGIDIGEVSTSFTINPSAPVIFAMYVALADEKGVPREELRGTFQNDMLKEFIAQKEWVIPPEPSLDLVTDTVEFAIDETPGIYPISVSGYHIREAGSTAIQELAFTLADGFAYVEDAAERGLDVDDVAPQLSFFFNSHNSIFEEVAKFRAGRRIYARIMDEWYGAEDEASKRLKFHTQTAGQSLTAQQPLNNIVRVTIQALAGVLGGTQSLHTNSFDEALALPSEQAVRVALRTQQIIADESGAADSVDPLAGSFMVESLTDEVEEKTMAYLEELKEMGDGSVRDGVLEGIEQGYFHREIQEASYEYQERVDDGEEVVVGVNKYTVEDDPEPDLLHVDEEVQDRQLARLAEVKEERDDGAVEEALASLDAAIENDENVMPSVVDAVKTYATMGEIMDVFETHYGAYRETIGLAS; from the coding sequence ATGTACGACGACGAAGACCTCGCGGAGATACGAGCGTCCCGCGAGGAGTGGGAGGAGGAGACCCGTGACCCCGTTCTGGACGCACATGGCGAGCGCAACGAGCGATTCGCGACCGTCTCGAACCTCGAGATCGACGACCTGTACACGCCCGAGGATGTCGCCGATATCGACTTCGAGGAGGACATCGGCTTCCCCGGCGAGGAGCCGTACACGCGCGGACCGTACCCGACGATGTACCGCGGACAGACGTGGACGATGCGTCAGTTCGCCGGCTTCGGCACCGCCGAGGAGACGAACGAGCGGTTCCACTACCTCATCGAGAACGGTCAGACCGGCCTCTCGACGGCGTTCGACATGCCCAGCCTGATGGGTAAGGACTCCGACGACCCCCTTTCCGACGGGGAAGTCGGCAAGGAAGGCGTCGCCGTCGACACCCTCCGCGACATGGAGATCCTCTTCGACGGCATCGACATCGGCGAGGTGTCGACCTCGTTCACGATCAACCCCAGCGCGCCGGTGATCTTCGCGATGTACGTGGCGCTCGCCGACGAGAAGGGGGTCCCGCGTGAGGAACTTCGCGGCACCTTCCAGAACGACATGCTCAAGGAGTTCATCGCGCAGAAAGAGTGGGTGATCCCCCCCGAGCCCTCTCTCGATCTCGTCACCGACACCGTCGAGTTCGCGATCGACGAGACGCCCGGCATCTACCCCATCTCGGTGTCGGGGTACCACATCCGCGAGGCGGGCTCGACGGCGATACAGGAGCTGGCGTTCACGCTCGCCGACGGCTTCGCGTACGTCGAGGACGCCGCCGAGCGCGGGCTCGACGTGGACGACGTGGCGCCGCAGTTGTCCTTCTTCTTCAACTCCCACAACTCCATCTTCGAGGAGGTCGCCAAGTTCCGCGCCGGCAGGCGCATCTACGCCCGGATCATGGACGAGTGGTACGGCGCCGAGGACGAGGCCTCGAAGCGGTTGAAGTTCCACACGCAGACCGCGGGGCAGTCGCTCACCGCTCAGCAGCCGCTGAACAACATTGTCCGCGTGACGATTCAGGCGCTCGCGGGTGTCCTGGGCGGGACGCAGAGCCTCCACACGAACTCCTTCGACGAGGCGCTCGCGTTGCCCTCCGAGCAGGCGGTCCGCGTGGCGCTGCGGACCCAGCAGATCATCGCCGATGAGTCTGGGGCGGCAGACTCCGTAGATCCGCTCGCAGGTTCGTTCATGGTCGAGAGCCTCACCGACGAGGTCGAAGAGAAGACGATGGCGTACTTGGAGGAGCTGAAGGAGATGGGCGACGGCTCGGTGCGAGACGGCGTCCTCGAGGGGATCGAGCAGGGCTACTTCCACCGCGAGATCCAGGAGGCGAGCTACGAGTACCAAGAACGCGTGGATGACGGCGAGGAGGTCGTCGTCGGCGTGAACAAGTACACCGTCGAAGACGACCCCGAGCCCGACCTGCTCCACGTCGACGAGGAGGTGCAGGACCGACAGCTGGCGCGGCTCGCCGAGGTGAAGGAGGAGCGCGACGACGGCGCCGTCGAGGAGGCGCTTGCGTCGCTCGATGCGGCCATCGAGAACGACGAGAACGTGATGCCGTCCGTCGTCGACGCGGTGAAGACGTACGCCACGATGGGCGAGATCATGGACGTGTTCGAGACGCACTACGGGGCCTACCGCGAGACGATCGGGCTCGCGTCGTAG
- a CDS encoding winged helix-turn-helix domain-containing protein — translation MDGVLWYVLTGTRGGENRVRILRTLDERPRNANKLAEALELDYTTVRHHLDVLCDNDVLRKQGGDYGAVYLPTDRARQHWETVEQIMEQVE, via the coding sequence ATGGACGGCGTTCTGTGGTACGTGTTGACCGGGACTCGGGGAGGTGAGAACCGAGTCCGGATCCTGCGGACCCTCGATGAGCGGCCGCGGAACGCCAACAAGCTCGCGGAGGCGCTGGAACTCGACTACACCACCGTGCGGCACCACCTCGACGTGCTGTGCGACAACGACGTGCTACGCAAGCAGGGCGGTGACTACGGCGCGGTGTACCTCCCGACCGACCGCGCCCGCCAGCACTGGGAGACCGTCGAACAGATCATGGAGCAAGTGGAATGA
- the acs gene encoding acetate--CoA ligase: MSDDDVELEARLEEQEVFEPSDSFVGQANVSDDAIYEEFDENWPECWQAAADLLDWEEPYDQVLDDSNPPFYEWFTDGTINASANCIDRHLDERGDEAAIEWVGEPVDEDNVTLTYNDLHEKVNEAAAALRDLGVGEDDVVTMYMPMIPELPIAMLACARIGAPHSVVFAGFSADALATRMNSADSEYLVTCDGYYRRGDPLDHLDKANEGLSGVEHDTDTVVVDRLGPNGDDFGHDLADDQHDWGDLMAANEGAEVEPVDRDAEDMLFLMYTSGTTGQPKGVKHTTGGYLSWTAWTSQAVLDIKPEDTYFCSADIGWITGHSYIVYGPLALGTTTMMYEGTPDHPDRDRLWEIVEDYEATQLYTAPTAIRAFMKWGSQYPDEHDLSSLRLLGTVGEPINPRAWKWYYKHIGNEECPIVDTWWQTETGGMMVTTLPGVKDMKPGSAGPPLPGLDVQIVDTDGEEVEPGRAGYLTVNKPWPGMLRTLYKNDERFIDEYWAEYSDTDSDDSDDWVYFPEDGAKIDEDGYITVLGRVDDVLNVSGHRLGTMEIESAIVGVEGVAEAAVVGGDHPVKGEAVYAYVIVEDGQEESEAFRAEIVEAVEDAIGPIARPEQVIFTPELPKTRSGKIMRRLLEDIANGDELGNTSTLRNPEIVEDIRQVVQGD; encoded by the coding sequence ATGTCAGACGATGACGTGGAACTTGAGGCCCGGCTCGAAGAACAGGAGGTGTTCGAGCCGTCCGACTCGTTCGTCGGGCAGGCGAACGTCTCGGACGACGCGATCTACGAGGAGTTCGACGAGAACTGGCCGGAGTGCTGGCAGGCCGCGGCCGACCTGCTCGACTGGGAGGAGCCGTACGATCAGGTGCTCGACGATTCGAACCCGCCGTTCTACGAGTGGTTCACCGACGGCACGATCAACGCCTCGGCGAACTGCATCGACCGGCACCTCGACGAGCGCGGCGACGAGGCCGCCATCGAGTGGGTCGGCGAGCCCGTCGACGAGGACAACGTCACGCTGACGTACAACGATCTCCACGAAAAGGTGAACGAGGCGGCCGCGGCGCTGCGGGACCTGGGCGTCGGCGAGGACGACGTCGTGACGATGTACATGCCGATGATCCCGGAGCTGCCGATCGCCATGCTGGCGTGCGCGCGCATCGGCGCGCCCCACTCCGTGGTGTTCGCCGGCTTCTCGGCGGACGCGCTGGCGACCCGGATGAACTCGGCCGACTCCGAGTACCTCGTCACCTGCGACGGCTACTACCGCCGCGGCGATCCCCTCGACCACCTCGACAAGGCCAACGAGGGCCTCTCGGGCGTCGAACACGACACCGACACGGTCGTGGTCGACCGCCTCGGTCCCAACGGCGACGACTTCGGCCACGACCTCGCGGACGACCAGCACGACTGGGGCGACCTCATGGCCGCCAACGAGGGCGCCGAGGTGGAACCGGTCGACCGCGACGCCGAGGACATGTTGTTCCTCATGTACACCTCCGGCACCACGGGCCAGCCGAAGGGAGTGAAACACACCACCGGCGGCTACCTCTCGTGGACCGCGTGGACCTCGCAAGCGGTACTGGACATCAAGCCCGAGGACACGTACTTCTGCTCGGCCGACATCGGCTGGATCACCGGTCACAGCTACATCGTCTACGGCCCGCTCGCGCTCGGCACGACGACGATGATGTACGAGGGGACGCCCGACCACCCCGACCGCGACCGACTGTGGGAGATCGTCGAGGACTACGAAGCGACCCAGCTGTACACCGCGCCCACCGCCATCCGCGCGTTCATGAAGTGGGGCTCGCAGTATCCGGACGAGCACGACCTCTCCAGCCTCCGGCTGCTCGGGACGGTCGGCGAGCCGATCAATCCCCGCGCGTGGAAGTGGTACTACAAGCATATCGGGAACGAGGAGTGCCCGATCGTCGACACGTGGTGGCAGACCGAGACGGGCGGCATGATGGTCACGACGCTGCCGGGCGTGAAGGACATGAAGCCCGGCTCCGCGGGGCCGCCGCTCCCGGGCCTCGACGTGCAGATCGTCGACACCGACGGCGAGGAGGTCGAACCCGGTCGCGCGGGCTACCTCACGGTGAACAAGCCGTGGCCCGGGATGCTCCGGACGCTGTACAAGAACGACGAGCGCTTCATCGACGAGTACTGGGCGGAGTATTCCGACACCGATTCCGACGACTCCGACGACTGGGTGTACTTCCCCGAGGACGGCGCGAAGATCGACGAGGACGGCTACATCACCGTGCTCGGCCGCGTCGACGACGTGCTCAACGTCTCCGGCCACCGCCTCGGCACGATGGAGATCGAGTCGGCGATCGTCGGCGTCGAGGGCGTCGCCGAGGCCGCCGTCGTCGGCGGCGACCACCCGGTGAAAGGCGAGGCCGTCTACGCGTACGTCATCGTCGAAGACGGCCAGGAGGAGTCCGAGGCGTTCCGCGCCGAAATCGTCGAGGCGGTCGAGGACGCCATCGGGCCGATCGCCCGCCCCGAGCAGGTGATCTTCACGCCGGAGCTCCCGAAGACGCGCTCCGGGAAGATCATGCGCCGCCTGCTGGAGGACATCGCCAACGGCGACGAGCTCGGCAACACCTCGACGCTCCGCAACCCCGAGATCGTCGAGGACATCCGACAGGTCGTCCAGGGCGACTGA
- a CDS encoding long-chain-fatty-acid--CoA ligase, producing the protein MEKPLLVTDFLDRARRNYGDHEAVLGVDGERFTYDELGERADGFAAALQSRGIEQGDRVAVLDPNTHYHLAAAYGSFQAGAVHTPLNYRLVESDFEYILNDADVKAIYADYAYADKIEAIRDDVPTETFITNDADAVEGDWEEFDDAIAESTDYDRPELSEDDVVTINYTSGTTGDPKGVCRTHRTETLHAYIISIHQEIRDDDTYLWTLPMFHVNGWGHIYAITGMGARHVCTRGVDAEYVFDKLRSEDVTYFCAAPTVLKMLGDHLDEHGGEPDAGQDVRVATAGAAPPEATIRTVEDEFGWYLKHVYGATETGPLITTSDARRYFDDDSDDRFAVKKTQGIGYLGTEIRVVDDDGNDVAEDGETIGEVVVRGNQVMDRYWNKPEATEEAFTDRVEGYYHMGDLAVVDDNGMISIQDRKKDIIISGGENISSIEVEDTLFSHDMVDDVAVIPSPHDDWGETPKAYVVPTSGDPDDPGVTADDLIQYARDNMAHYKAPTRIEFVKRLPKTSTGKVQKYELRQEEWEEEDRMVGEG; encoded by the coding sequence ATGGAAAAACCGCTGCTGGTGACCGATTTCCTCGATCGGGCTCGCCGTAACTACGGGGACCACGAGGCGGTCCTCGGGGTCGACGGTGAGCGATTCACGTACGACGAGTTGGGCGAGCGCGCCGACGGCTTCGCGGCGGCGCTGCAATCGCGCGGCATCGAGCAGGGCGACCGCGTGGCGGTGCTGGACCCGAACACGCACTACCACCTGGCGGCCGCCTACGGGAGCTTCCAGGCCGGCGCGGTCCACACGCCGCTGAACTACCGCCTCGTTGAATCGGACTTCGAGTACATCCTCAACGACGCGGACGTGAAGGCCATTTACGCCGACTACGCCTACGCAGACAAGATCGAGGCGATCCGCGACGACGTCCCGACGGAGACGTTCATCACGAACGACGCCGACGCCGTTGAGGGCGACTGGGAGGAGTTCGACGACGCGATCGCCGAGTCCACCGACTACGATCGCCCGGAACTGTCCGAGGACGACGTGGTCACGATCAACTACACGTCGGGCACCACCGGGGACCCGAAAGGCGTCTGTCGCACTCACCGGACGGAGACGCTGCACGCGTACATCATCTCGATCCACCAGGAGATCCGCGACGACGACACCTACCTCTGGACGCTGCCCATGTTCCACGTGAACGGCTGGGGGCACATCTACGCGATCACGGGCATGGGCGCTCGGCACGTCTGCACCCGCGGCGTCGACGCGGAGTACGTCTTTGACAAGCTCCGGAGCGAGGACGTGACGTACTTCTGTGCGGCGCCGACGGTGCTGAAGATGCTGGGCGACCACCTCGACGAGCACGGCGGCGAGCCCGACGCCGGTCAGGACGTGCGCGTCGCGACCGCGGGGGCGGCGCCGCCGGAGGCGACGATCCGGACGGTGGAAGACGAGTTCGGCTGGTACCTCAAGCACGTGTACGGCGCCACCGAGACCGGCCCGCTCATCACGACCTCCGACGCTCGCCGCTACTTCGACGACGACTCCGACGATCGCTTCGCGGTGAAGAAGACGCAGGGGATCGGGTACCTCGGCACGGAGATCCGCGTCGTCGACGACGACGGCAACGACGTGGCCGAAGACGGCGAGACGATCGGCGAGGTCGTCGTCCGCGGCAACCAGGTGATGGACCGCTACTGGAACAAGCCCGAGGCGACCGAGGAGGCCTTCACCGACCGCGTCGAGGGCTACTACCACATGGGCGACCTCGCGGTCGTCGACGACAACGGGATGATCTCGATCCAGGACCGCAAGAAGGACATCATCATCTCAGGCGGGGAGAACATCTCCTCCATCGAGGTCGAGGACACCCTCTTCAGCCACGACATGGTCGACGACGTGGCGGTCATCCCCTCGCCGCACGACGACTGGGGCGAGACGCCGAAGGCGTACGTCGTGCCGACCAGCGGCGACCCAGACGACCCCGGCGTCACCGCCGACGACCTGATCCAGTACGCCCGCGACAACATGGCCCACTACAAGGCGCCCACCCGGATCGAGTTCGTGAAGCGGCTCCCGAAGACCTCGACCGGGAAGGTCCAGAAGTACGAACTCCGCCAGGAGGAGTGGGAGGAGGAAGACCGGATGGTCGGCGAAGGATAG
- a CDS encoding fructosamine kinase family protein, with protein MNEETLAVVERWADCAVAEAARLDGGEVGTVHRLDLADGRRVAAKTGPTDPGVEAAMLRHLDERGGLRVPAVFHAGDGVLVLEYVRNDGAATITPAVERDLAGRLAALHATAPDADAFGFPFDTLTGPYTQPNPWTESWPTFFGERRLEHAATRAHEEDVLPATDRERIESLVADLPTLLGHDPSPSLIHGDVWAGNVLVDGDRVAALLDPACYYADPEVELAYVEWTGTGGDAFLERYREVAGVADGYREREPAYRLYPLLTHLRYFGDEYLGEVRATLSDLGY; from the coding sequence GTGAACGAGGAAACCCTCGCGGTCGTCGAGCGCTGGGCCGACTGCGCGGTCGCGGAGGCAGCGCGGCTCGACGGCGGCGAGGTCGGGACGGTCCACCGCCTCGACCTCGCGGACGGTCGCCGGGTCGCCGCCAAGACCGGCCCGACCGATCCGGGCGTCGAGGCGGCGATGCTGCGCCACCTCGACGAACGGGGCGGCCTCCGCGTACCGGCGGTTTTCCACGCCGGCGACGGCGTGCTGGTGCTCGAGTACGTTCGGAACGACGGCGCCGCGACCATCACGCCGGCGGTCGAACGCGACCTCGCCGGACGCCTCGCCGCGCTCCACGCGACGGCCCCCGACGCCGACGCGTTCGGCTTCCCGTTCGATACCCTCACCGGCCCGTACACGCAGCCGAACCCGTGGACCGAGTCGTGGCCGACGTTCTTCGGCGAGCGTCGACTCGAGCACGCGGCGACGCGAGCACACGAGGAGGACGTCCTGCCGGCGACGGACCGCGAGCGGATCGAGTCGCTCGTCGCTGATCTCCCAACACTGCTGGGCCACGACCCGAGCCCGTCGCTGATTCACGGGGACGTGTGGGCCGGAAACGTCCTCGTTGACGGCGACCGGGTGGCGGCGCTACTCGACCCCGCCTGTTACTACGCCGACCCGGAGGTCGAGTTGGCGTACGTCGAGTGGACCGGGACCGGCGGCGACGCGTTCCTCGAACGCTACCGGGAGGTCGCCGGGGTCGCCGACGGCTACCGCGAGCGCGAGCCCGCGTACCGGCTGTACCCGCTGCTCACGCATCTCCGGTACTTCGGCGACGAGTACCTCGGCGAGGTTCGGGCGACGCTGTCGGATCTCGGGTACTGA
- a CDS encoding P-loop NTPase: MDGRVLAVVGAKGGVGKTTTSLNLAAALAEDGRAVAVVEADLAMANAVDFLDIRVNGGRTLHDVLAGGAGVSDATYPAPGGFDVVPSGVTLDGFVDSDLDRFPAAMDALKARYDAVLVDTAAGVSSETVVPMSGADASVLVSTPRVASIRDADKTITVAERADAPVGGVVLTKSGTGRSPPADRIADFLDTELLGHVPHDETIPKAQDAGQPAISYRPHSAAADAYREVAAALRKRPDMLGMTVTTNAGGFRFGDGDDGAVADGGSGDGPAPGAATDDGFTNPFGRDETADRPERLPTSATLATT; this comes from the coding sequence ATGGACGGACGCGTGCTCGCCGTCGTCGGCGCGAAGGGGGGCGTCGGCAAGACGACGACGAGCCTCAACCTCGCGGCCGCGCTCGCGGAGGACGGCCGTGCCGTCGCGGTCGTCGAGGCGGATCTGGCGATGGCGAACGCCGTCGACTTCCTCGACATCCGCGTCAACGGTGGCCGGACCCTCCACGACGTACTCGCCGGCGGGGCCGGCGTCTCCGACGCCACCTACCCCGCGCCGGGCGGCTTCGACGTCGTTCCCAGCGGCGTGACCCTCGACGGCTTCGTCGACTCCGACCTCGACCGGTTCCCGGCCGCGATGGACGCGCTGAAAGCCCGCTACGACGCCGTGCTCGTCGACACCGCCGCCGGCGTCAGCAGCGAAACGGTGGTACCCATGTCGGGGGCTGACGCCTCGGTGCTCGTGTCGACGCCGCGGGTCGCCTCAATCCGCGACGCCGACAAGACGATCACCGTCGCCGAGCGCGCCGACGCCCCCGTCGGCGGCGTCGTGCTCACGAAGTCCGGGACGGGCCGGTCGCCCCCGGCAGACCGCATCGCGGACTTCCTCGACACCGAACTGCTGGGACACGTCCCCCACGACGAGACGATCCCGAAGGCGCAAGACGCCGGCCAGCCGGCGATCTCGTACCGCCCGCACAGCGCGGCCGCAGACGCGTATCGCGAGGTCGCCGCCGCGCTTCGCAAGCGCCCCGACATGCTCGGGATGACGGTGACGACGAACGCCGGCGGCTTCCGCTTCGGCGACGGCGACGACGGCGCCGTCGCGGACGGCGGCAGCGGGGACGGCCCCGCGCCCGGCGCCGCCACCGACGACGGCTTCACGAACCCGTTCGGCAGGGACGAGACCGCGGATCGACCGGAACGCCTACCCACCAGCGCCACGCTCGCGACCACGTGA